The genomic stretch GGTAAGGAAAGCTTGAGCATCGTCCACACACAGAGTCAGTCTAAAGCTGTATGACTGGTCCTTCACTATGAATGCCCAAGAAGCATAATAGGCATAAGAGAGGAAGGATCTGAAACGTGGAAAACACTTCACAAAGTCAAAAGTGAAGGAAGGTACCTCAAATGTTATGAGccctgccgcggccagcacaagcaagagtcgcacctgcacagggagagaacggagcgtccccgctaagaaaatcagagagagacaaaagatggggttgagaggatcagccccaaatggctgataccttgctttattgtgctgcggtatatatagggtaaagtacgtgacttaaggcactcacaaggttgttttttaatctcaggatacaatcaccagacccttaccattgtatacagaacacaatcagaatatctatcttctatgaaatatacacaataagataatctatcttctatgaaatgttgccgaaaccaaacatcttggagccttaagggttataaaaactcttgagggtggcgggacagggagcttaggcacgtgtcctagggcccggcatacctgccagggagctcccaagacttaacccttcacgggtcgtcccccgcagctcccctctctttattttttaaaagctccataaGATGTTGGTGTTGcaacatgtttttatgtattaaaaccCTCATATGTAAAAATTCTTTAACAATGCTACGAATAAGGCAAGGAGCTAAACAAATTATGATAAGCACAACTGTCAGAACCGCGCCCATAGCAATTATACTTCGCCACAGTGAATGAAGGCtaggaaagttagaaaataaattttgtaaaaaattatcgACGGTATCAGCTATATTCAAAGTAGCTTTTGGAGAATTTTCGATGTCAAGAATTTCATTATGCAGTTGTAAAAGATCTAAAGAAACATTAGTATTAAACCAAATTCCTTGCAGATGTTTTTTCACCTTATCCCACGGAAAGTCAGAAGTATTGTAAGGCTTTTTTGTAACACAAATCCATTTATAATTAGCATGGCATTGAATTTTCACGCGAAAATTAATGCTCTGAACTTGTTCTCCTAAAACTCTAACTACATCATATAAAgctgataatctatcttctatttttttatctATATCTTCTTGAGTTCCCATTACTTTAGTAACATTATATGACAAGGAATCTACAGTATGAGCAGCTTGAATGGATTGTGCTAAAGATACAGAAGCAGTAACAGCAGTTGCTATAAGGGTGATTAAAGACATTATACCCAGAATAATCAGGCTCAGACCTCTTTTAGGACGGCTAAGAGCCGTATTAATGCGTTGTAACAATTCTAAAGCAGTCTCATCATACCATTCTTCAGTTATTTCAACAGGTAACATTACAAAAGCAGGTTGTTTTACTATTATAACTTGTTCTCCTTTGGCTACACCTCTAATGCAATTAGTAAGTATGCAATTAgaacaatttaaatgataaatattcaatgaCAGTGTTATTTCCATATGGCCTTGTATCAACATGAATGGGTAAGGAACACAAGCTCGGGGATATAAAAATCCTGTAACTCCCACATCACCATATTTACTCCCACTAATATTGGGCTGTAAATATAGACTATTGCCATGACCAAAAGCAGCCAAATGTTTCCATAGTTCTGTCTGATATATAGGAGCAGTGTTTACAGAAAAAATGGGTGGATGCTGTCCTCGATattcggggaaatcaggtgttccTCCAGGTGCCCAGTCCCATAAAAGGGTGGTATTGGCATTGTTGATGTTATACACCGATGCAATTCGTGCTCGACATAAAGTCCAAGGAGTGTCTATTCCTATGCCGATGCTTAAATGTTTGTCACAAAACGGAATGTCGAGGGGTCCGGTTCCGTCACGGTACGATCTCTTTCCGGTTTTTTCATCAATGCCTGAAATAGTCACTCGAGGATAGGATATATCAGCTGACACCTGTATACAATGAGGATGCTGTGATTGATAAGAAAAGCACATAGGGTATTGAGTAGTAAGACCATAAAAGGAGATATTGGCTTGCTGAGGAGAAATGTGAATAtctgattttcctcctaaaagaCTTGTATCATTAACATATACAGGTACTGTTTCTTTATCCCATCCTAAGGATTGAATCATAGGCGGATCAGGAATGTATGCCCAAAAAGCCACAGCCGCCCCGTTTTGTACCCGCTGTAACAATAATAACAAGATCAGTATATTAGTAGGTGTCACTGGAGGTTGTACATGAGCCTCATTCCAAGCATATCGCATCAGCGCCTCAATTTGCCTCTGAGTAGGCAGCTCACTCGTGGGCTCGCTCAGTGTCATGCGTTGCATTTGATGTGTCAGGGAGTTCCTCTGCCGCGCGTACCAGCCTTTCCGGAATCCAGCGCGGCGCTTCGGCATCctgtggaaaaacacaaacatgcccTCGTCCCCATATTAGTACAGGGTCTGGCCCATACCACAGATTGGTAAGTGGATCCTTCCATCGTACAAGTGGTTTTTTGCATGAGGATCGTTCTCCCCAAAAACGCTGGGCTGCTGAATTGCCTTCTGcgtctaaagttaaaaaatttaaaacataaagagcATGGTTTAAGGCGTTATGCGGTgaggggctatacagttcattcccctttttttgttttaataattgatgTTTAAGGCGTTGATGGGCTCGTTTCACAATACCTTGTCcctgtggattataaggaattcctgttttatgatgaatttggaaagaaagacaaaaacgttGAAAAGAACGGCTAGTATAACCAGGTCCATTATCTGTTTTAAGGGTTTGTGGGATTCCTGaagtagaaaagcaaaacagcaaatgTTGAATACAGTGACGTGTCGATTCTCCAGTGTGAAGGGAGGCCATGAGAAAATTGGAAAAAGTGTCAATAGAGACATGAACATATTTAAGACGCCCAAATTGAGGAATGTGAGTAACATCTGTTTGCCAGAGGTGATTAGGGCGTAAACCTCGAGGGTTGACACCATATTGAGGAAGAACAAAGAATTGAGGACAAGTAGAGCAAGATTTAACAATTTGCCGTGCAGCTTCACgggaaattttaaattgcaacCGTAAAGAATGACTATTTTGGTGATGTAAATCATGGGACTTTCGGGCTGCATCAATAGCTGATTGAAAAAACACTTGTTTAGTAAGAACGTCCGCAGTGTGATTGCCTTGTACCAGGGCACCAGGAAGGGTGGAATGTGCACGAATATGTCCAAAGAAACAGGGGTGTTGGCGGCAATGGAGAACCTGTTGAATCAATGTAAATAAGTTAAGAACTTCAGGAGAGGTGGTGCCGATAATTGGAACAGTTTCAATCATCTGTAAGGCACCGACCACATAGGAGCTGTCTGtaaataaattgaaggaagtaggtacAGTTAGCAACGCTTGGTGGACTGCAAATAATTCCACAACTTGAGCAGAAGAAAAACTGGTTTGTGCGTAATAGGTTTGATGGTTAATGATTAAAGCTGCAGTTCCATTAGAAGATCCATCTGTAAATATAAGTGTCGCTTCGGGAATAGGTTGTCGGCgaactatttttggaaaaataaaggcatgAGAGCTAGCAAATTGTAACAATTTATCAGAAGGGTAATGATGAGTAATCCGTCCCGGGTAATTTGCAAAAGCTATAGACCaattatctgaaaattgaaaaagccAATCTTGTTGTTCTAAAGCATAAGGAACACAAATGAAGGGGGGTTCCATACCAAAATATTGGATGGCCTCGTGACGTCCCTTTGCTACAATTTTTGCAACAAGTTCATAGTAAGGGAGCAGATGTTTAGTTGGAGTAGCAGACAAATATATCCATCGCAAAGGTTTATCTTGATAGAGAACCCCTGTGGGTGCTCGGGGGGTAGGAAGTATATACAAACCCCATGATTGTTGGTAATCACAATAAGTAATCTGTTGTTGTCTAATAGCTTCTTCTATTGATTGTAAAGCTGTTCGTCCTTCTAAAGAAAGTGTTCGGGGTGACGCAGGATCAGAGTCACCTTTAAGGATGTCAAATAATGGCTGCAAGGTATAAGTGGGTAATTTTAAATAAGGACGTATCCAATTAATGTCtcctaaaagtttttgaaagtcatttaGAGTTTTTAAATGGTCAGTCTGTAATTTTACTAATTGGGTATTATAAACGCGAGGATATAAGgagaaacccaaataattataaggaaaatgAGTCTGAATTTTTTCATCAGCAATAACAAGACCATTAAGGCTTAAATGTTGTTTTAGAATCGAAAAAGCTTGATACAATAGATGTTCGTCAGCATGAGCTAGTAATATGTCATCCATATAATGAACCAAATATAGCTGAGGAAAACGTTGACGAACCGGAGCTATTGCTGTAGCAACAAATTTTTGGCACAGCGTAGGGCTATTAGTCATTCCTTGCGGGAGAACTCTCCATTGATAGCGTTGCATAGGCTCTTTAAAATTAACAGAGGGTAAACTGAAAGCAAATCTTTTGCAATCTTGAGGTGCAAGAGGAATAGtgtaaaaacaatcttttaaatctaTAACAATGATATAGGATTTATCAGGTATAGCAGAAGGAGTGGGCAACCCAGGTTGTAGGGCTCCCATATGCATCATTGTTTCATTTACCTTACGAAGATCTTGTAGCAATCTCCATTTCCCagacttctttttaataacaaaaattgggGAATTCCAAGCAGAGGTAGAGGGTTCAATATGCCCAAGTCTCAGCTGTTCCTGCACCAGCTGTTGTGCGGCAGAAAGTTTTTCCTGTGTTAGGGGCCACTGATCGACCCATACCGGTTCCTCAGATTTCCAATCAATAGGATCGGCATGTGTCACAGGAGAATCAGAGGTCCCTAGGGAAAACACCCCAAGCCTTTTCGGTCTTGATTAGATTTTAAATCAAGGGGCAAAATGATGCCTTGATGTTGTTTACCTAAACCTTGATTTGGAAGTAAGCCCTGATCTAACATCAAATCTGTCACAGTGGGTGAAGGACTATATAAATAAACACCCATTTTGCTTAATATATCACGCCCCCATAGATTAACTGGAAGATAGGGCAGAATATAAGGTTTAAATTGGCCTGTATGTCCGTCCTTATCCGTCCAAGTAAGAAGGGACGAACTTTGTTCTGGATTGGTAGTTTGGCCAATACCCTGGAGAGTGGAAATAGCCATCTGTTTTGGCCATGTAGTAGGCCAATATTTATCAGAAATAACACTAATATCGGCCCCTGTATCAAGCACTCCGCGGAAAAGCTTACCATCAATGCGTAGCTCAAGTTCTGGTCGTGCCTCGGTAACATTTTGCACCCAAAAGGCGTCAGAGGACCCGAAACCTTTATCTTGACGGTCTCGGTTAATTGTTTTTCCTTGTATGACTAATGGAACTAAAAGAAGTTGAGCTATACGCTGTCCTGCATTGATCACAATAATTTTGTTAGGAGCGGAGgctaatatttttatctctcctgTATAATCAGAGTCAATCACACCAGGATGAATAAGTATTCCTTTTAAAGACGCACTGCTGCGCCCTAAAAGCAGTCCAGCTGTCCCTGGAGGTAAAGGCCCAAACACTCCTGTGGCAAGGGTTTGGACCCCCATCTCGGGAGTTAATACTGTGTAGGAGGTGGCACAGAGGTCCAATCCCGCGCTGCCTCTTGTGGCTCGACAGAGGTCTGCAATGGTCCTTTTGGAACCTGCAGTGTTGCCCCATAACATTGTTTcggggccaggggctggcccCTCACCCAGTTTCCCGAAACCGGGGGCAAAGGATTACCTTGAACATCCGTTTTGGAATGGCAATCCCGCGCccaatgctttccttttttacaGCGTGGGCACAAATTAGGAGTGTTAACAgggctttgttgtttttgaggGCACACTGCAGCCCGATGGCCAGGCTGACCACAAACAAAGCAACCCGAATTACCTGACTTTTGAAGTCCTTTCTTGTTCCGGGCTTGCTGCTGAAAAAGTACCTCTTTTATGCTTTTTCCTTGTAATGCTGCTGCCATAGCAATGCCTTGCATGTAGGAGGGTCCAATGTCAGCACAAATGCGAATAAAATCAGACAGATCTCCTTTTTTTCGATAAGGTCTTAAAGCAGCTTGACAAGCAGAGTTAGCGTTTTCAAAAGCCAATTGTTTTGCCAATACCATCCCAGCCTTTTCATCTGACATTATCTTACCTATAGTATCTAAAAGTCGTGCCACGAAGTCCTGGTAAGGCTCATCAGGTCCCTGCCGGACTTTTGAAAGATCCTCTGTCTTAGTACTGGAGCTAGGAAGTTTTTTCCATGCCTGCCGAGCCGCATTTGATATTTGTGCATATGCACCAGGTAAGAAATTAAGTTGAGTATCAGTAGCCTGGTAAGGGCCTTCACCAATCAACATTTCATAGGAGGTCTGTATACCTTGCTGTCGGTTAACATCAGCTATACGAGCACACTGttcaaaaaattcagatttccataATAAATAATCTCCCCCTGAGAGACATGCCCTAGCTGTCTGCTTCCAATCATTTGGAGGTAAAGCTTGAGTACCCAAATTTTCTATCATAGCAATGGTGAATGGAGCGGTAGGACCATATTGTGAGCAAGCAATCTTTAActctttcagttgtttaaaaGGCAGTGATTCATAATAACGCTGGTTGTTAttttcaaagacaggaaaagcaagagaaaaatcagagacaaCCTCACCAAGTCGCTGTGCCTGTCTCAATGCCTTTTGCAGCGGAGACATGTTCTCAGACGGTGGAGGGGGCCCTGGAGGGGGATCGAGACCAGCCACAACAGAAGGAGCATAAGCAGGGGGAAGAGGCGGAGCAGAAGGAGATTTGGCATTGTTactaggaagcttgattcctgcgttctgtaaagcaatagtgaggtttttaaaacattcaaCCAATTCATCTTTAGATGTTAACGCCCCTTTTTCTTGTGCTAAAAAACCCCAATCTTCTTGATGGTATTTAGCAGCTTCTTCGTCTAATTCTGCCTCATCTGTGGATGAAAGTAAATCATCATTATCCGAAGGACGCAATAAGTTAGAAAACGGAGGGTCGCTTTTAACCCCCTCGGGAACAGCATATCTGGGTTCCGAATCAGGAACATGGAGAGGatcttcttcctgttttaataaatttcctaaacgttttaattcatcattatcaaagtccaggcagtcacGAATTAGTGTCCAAAAGGATAAAGTTTCGACAGGGATTTTTTCAGGGCCATGTAACGTATAATGAGTCCGAATTTGTTCCCCTACCTTCTTCCATGTCTCTAAATTTACTGTACCTTCTCTGGGGAACCAAGGGCAAACTTCCtcgatgaatgaaagaaaattgattaatttaggtTTAGAAACAGTAATTCCCCTATGTTTTAACATTACAGATAACATATGCACAAACAACTGGCGACTATGCGTCTGTCCCATATTTATACTCTCAACTATATACCTTACTACTCCTCCTCAATTTAATTCACTTGTGTACTCATATACTCACTCTTTTCAATCAATAAGAGTAGTGGCGAGGAGAACTGTCGagctcgagccccacgttgggcgccacctgccgcggccagcacaagcaagagtcgcacctgcacagggagagaacggagcgtccccgctaagaaaatcagagagacaaaagatggggttgagaggatcagccccaaatggctgataccttgctttattgtgctgcggtatatatagggtaaagtacgtgacttaaggcactcacaaggttgttttttaatctcaggatacaatcaccagacccttaccattgtatacagaacacaatcagaatatctatcttctatgaaatatacacaataagataatctatcttctatgaaatgttgccgaaaccaaacatcttggagccttaagggttataaaaactcttgagggtggcgggacagggagcttaggcacgtgtcctagggcccggcatacctgccagggagctcccaagactcaacccttcacgggtcgtcccccgcaaGCCCCATACATTAGATATATTCCTTTTTCATTGCACATCTTGGCTCCTGAACACCCCATGAAGAAgaagaataaatttcaaaatacccGCCTACCACGTTGATCGTTTACCAAACAAGCTTCCAGCTTTGGATGACTTCCTCATCAGCTTCCTAATGAAGgcaacatttccaaaataaaattcatattaagcTTTTGGAAACAGTTAACAGAAGTaacttccaggtggctcagacagtgaagaatctgcctgcgatgcaagaaacctgggtttgatccctgggttggaaggatcccctggaacagggacTGGCATACGACTCCAGTcgtatggacggaggagtctggcaggttatagtttATGAGGGGGCCCAGAACTGGACACGGCTGTGGCAAGTGAGCATGGATGCAAGACAGATGTTTACTCACTATGGTAAActcatgagtgtgtgtgttagtcgcctagtcgcatccgactctctgtgatcccattgactgtagcccagcagactcctctgtccatgcaaccctccaggcaagaatcctagagtgggttgccatgctcgactccaggggatcttcctgccagggatcgaacctgcctctcttgcatctcctgcattggcaggcaggttctttaccactagccccaccttggaagcccatttCTCTTACAATGAACCAAACAATGCTCTGATCACTTCGAAAATCTCTGATCACTTCAtcatccttccttcccctgtctctcaatggtttttactttaaaattagtgTAGGGATGACTCCACCATTTGTTCcccattttcctccttttctctcccttcccatcTTTAACAACCTTTGTTAATATCTGTACGTTTTATCCACCGCCCAAGGTTACAGTTACATGGTAACCAGTTTTACTATATGCCCCATCTtataaatctaatttttaaagtgaGTCCAACAGTCAAAATCAGTTTAGAATTTGGAAAAGTTCCATCGATTTATACAAAAAATAGACTGAGGTTGAAATGATACAGCTAAATCACAAGCGTGTAGTTAAATTTCTACCAGGGCGataacagaacagaaaaaaaaattaatcaatccaTCTTTGAATCTGTTAGCAGCTATGAACAAAAATATATTGATGTAGTAATAACTATAAACAGGTTCAAAATTATGTTAGAAACTAAATAACATGTGGTGTTTCCTTGTCCCCTGTTAATGTTCGATTGTATGATAATAGCAACAGTACAGATATGACTTAGAGGTGAGCCCTAGTACACTTGCATCATCATAATACACACTAGGGATGCAAATAGCAAGTAGAGTGCTACCCTGTATAAGGTGCACACTTGGAACTGATTTGATTTGTGAGCAGGTGTTACTAGGCTCTTGCCTGTTTCCATGCTATAAGCGTACAGGTCTTAGACAATCTCAAAGCTTTCTCTTCCTAAAGTTGATTGATCTTGGTGGGGAATCAAACTTTGCACCTTCGGCCTTGAGAATACCATATGTCCAAGCAACCACAGAGTTGCTCTGAATTAGAAGTGAATATCATCAGAACCACATTGAGTTTTCCATTAAACTATCTATAAACAGAGGGCCAATAGCAAATAGCCACGGCATATTCTGTATGAGTCATGTCCTGGCTTAAGCACAAAGGGCCTGCTGCACACCCCCAGACTCCCAGAAGCCAAagccagatgagatggttgaatggcatcaccaactcgatggacatgaatctgaacaagacccaggtgttggtgatggacaggaaagcctggtgtgcagtgcatggggtcgcaaagagtaggacaggactgaacggcTGAACTGAAATGGAGTGCTTCCTCCCTCCCAATACACTGTGGACACTCCATAAGAAGCATAGAGAAAACCTAATGACCATGATTGGGTACTGTATACCAATCACAAGAAAAAGTATGAGAGGACTGAGACTCTGTACGTTATCTTCATACTCTATCCTCAGTACTCAAAGGAATGCCGGACAGAAACAGCAGCTCAGTAAGTACTGAAACAAGTGAACACTGACGGGATTATAATCATGACAGTTGCCGCAGAAACACTGCCTGAAGCAGATACTCTTCAGAGAAGTCAGGCTGTATATTAAGACCAGTGGAAGCAAGTTGTGCCTTTGAAACTGGCAAGGCAATGCAATCATTTCCCCTCAGGCTTGCACAACAGTTTACAACTTCATCCATTTTCATAGGCCCCATTCTATCATATTAAGACTTGGTCACCAGGATAAACTTTCCAGGCCTCCACTTAGGAAGCTTACATTTGCAGATTCTATCCCACAGGTGTGAAGTTGCCATGTATGTAAATTTTCAGCTTCCTCTTTGGGGAGGATATATTCCATTCAAAGAGTTGTAAGGGTAACGTGTAGTTTACCCATTGGGGCTTTTGGTTTATTACTAACACCTGCTGCTTAAAACTCTGTAGAACTgaacttttatatgtttttttttttttttaagaaaaagatcgAAGCGATTTCCATACTAGCTTTTTCCCAAAGAGCACACATACCTCCGGTTTCTCTTAATATGTGTATAAGAGCATGTAGGGGTGTAGTCTTGTTTTATTTCAGAACTTCTCTTTCTTGAATTCAGAGCAAGCACTGTGTctgaagtaaacaaacaaaatgggtatgtgcatttcttttcaggaAACGAATAGGATTTCGGGTGAGTTATCACCAGACCTTGCCAGTTTGTACTATTGTGTTAACATGTACACAAAGAGTAAGCTCCAGGTGATAGAaggagctttagcctcattctcaCCACAGCCTAGACTCTACTTTTAGGCTTCTAATTTTAGCTGGGGAAAATCCAACCAGTACTCGGAGTGTGCAAGGCTGTGGAGAGTCACAGTCAAGCTCCGTGTGAATCAGTCTGTGTGGCTGTGATGGAATTGCGGACTGAATTGAATTTTtcaactaaatattttctttgcaatttctccattgaatttatcataagaataaaacatatttttctgatCTACATAAGGATTTTCTTCGAAATATCCAAGGGAGCATCTTTTCAGCCCGTCTCTACGATAAATGGCTTGATGTTATTGATCAAGGGaatgaggaggagaaaataaCTGCGACCCAGAGGTAATGATGCAATAATTACTCAACTCTGAGAAAATACAACCAACATACTCTTAGGAAA from Ovis canadensis isolate MfBH-ARS-UI-01 breed Bighorn chromosome 6, ARS-UI_OviCan_v2, whole genome shotgun sequence encodes the following:
- the LOC138442264 gene encoding endogenous retrovirus group K member 9 Env polyprotein-like isoform X2 → MPKRRAGFRKGWYARQRNSLTHQMQRMTLSEPTSELPTQRQIEALMRYAWNEAHVQPPVTPTNILILLLLLQRVQNGAAVAFWAYIPDPPMIQSLGWDKETVPVYVNDTSLLGGKSDIHISPQQANISFYGLTTQYPMCFSYQSQHPHCIQVSADISYPRVTISGIDEKTGKRSYRDGTGPLDIPFCDKHLSIGIGIDTPWTLCRARIASVYNINNANTTLLWDWAPGGTPDFPEYRGQHPPIFSVNTAPIYQTELWKHLAAFGHGNSLYLQPNISGSKYGDVGVTGFLYPRACVPYPFMLIQGHMEITLSLNIYHLNCSNCILTNCIRGVAKGEQVIIVKQPAFVMLPVEITEEWYDETALELLQRINTALSRPKRGLSLIILGIMSLITLIATAVTASVSLAQSIQAAHTVDSLSYNVTKVMGTQEDIDKKIEDRLSALYDVVRVLGEQVQSINFRVKIQCHANYKWICVTKKPYNTSDFPWDKVKKHLQGIWFNTNVSLDLLQLHNEILDIENSPKATLNIADTVDNFLQNLFSNFPSLHSLWRSIIAMGAVLTVVLIIICLAPCLIRSIVKEFLHMRVLIHKNMLQHQHLMELLKNKERGAAGDDP
- the LOC138442264 gene encoding endogenous retrovirus group K member 9 Env polyprotein-like isoform X1, encoding MVTDIFREISEMPKRRAGFRKGWYARQRNSLTHQMQRMTLSEPTSELPTQRQIEALMRYAWNEAHVQPPVTPTNILILLLLLQRVQNGAAVAFWAYIPDPPMIQSLGWDKETVPVYVNDTSLLGGKSDIHISPQQANISFYGLTTQYPMCFSYQSQHPHCIQVSADISYPRVTISGIDEKTGKRSYRDGTGPLDIPFCDKHLSIGIGIDTPWTLCRARIASVYNINNANTTLLWDWAPGGTPDFPEYRGQHPPIFSVNTAPIYQTELWKHLAAFGHGNSLYLQPNISGSKYGDVGVTGFLYPRACVPYPFMLIQGHMEITLSLNIYHLNCSNCILTNCIRGVAKGEQVIIVKQPAFVMLPVEITEEWYDETALELLQRINTALSRPKRGLSLIILGIMSLITLIATAVTASVSLAQSIQAAHTVDSLSYNVTKVMGTQEDIDKKIEDRLSALYDVVRVLGEQVQSINFRVKIQCHANYKWICVTKKPYNTSDFPWDKVKKHLQGIWFNTNVSLDLLQLHNEILDIENSPKATLNIADTVDNFLQNLFSNFPSLHSLWRSIIAMGAVLTVVLIIICLAPCLIRSIVKEFLHMRVLIHKNMLQHQHLMELLKNKERGAAGDDP
- the LOC138442264 gene encoding endogenous retrovirus group K member 8 Gag polyprotein-like isoform X3, translated to MGQTHSRQLFVHMLSVMLKHRGITVSKPKLINFLSFIEEVCPWFPREGTVNLETWKKVGEQIRTHYTLHGPEKIPVETLSFWTLIRDCLDFDNDELKRLGNLLKQEEDPLHVPDSEPRYAVPEGVKSDPPFSNLLRPSDNDDLLSSTDEAELDEEAAKYHQEDWGFLAQEKGALTSKDELVECFKNLTIALQNAGIKLPSNNAKSPSAPPLPPAYAPSVVAGLDPPPGPPPPSENMSPLQKALRQAQRLGEVVSDFSLAFPVFENNNQRYYESLPFKQLKELKIACSQYGPTAPFTIAMIENLGTQALPPNDWKQTARACLSGGDYLLWKSEFFEQCARIADVNRQQGIQTSYEMLIGEGPYQATDTQLNFLPGAYAQISNAARQAWKKLPSSSTKTEDLSKVRQGPDEPYQDFVARLLDTIGCRSAALDSGKAGTRGRGTP